In Pseudonocardia sp. DSM 110487, the sequence GGGAGTTGAGCGTCGACGAGACCGCGAGCGCGCTCGCCGCGCTTCGCCAGGCAGCCCAACGACATCAGCGTCCTGCGGCACTCGGCGACCTCGAGATCACGATCACCCCTCCCGGCCCGATCACCGTGGAGACCGCTCGACGGTACGCCGAAGTCGGCGTCAGCCGGCTGCTCCTCCAGCCGCACACGATGGACGGCTCGGCCATGGACGAGCTGATCAAGACAGCGGGAGACACCCTCATCGGCAAGGCGTGACCGTCAGCCGACCTCCAGCCTCACATGCCACCAGTGGTGACGCCGACGTGCGTGGACACCGGCCGTTCCAGCCAGCGCCACAGCGGGATGAGGGCGACCAGGTACCCCGCCGCGCTGACGGGGATCAGATCCAGTGTCACCAGTGGCAGGAAGCTGGACACCAGCACCACGGCCACACTCCACCAGGGCAATTTGTGCTCGTGGGCCAGCATTGCGATGAGCGCGATCATCCCGACGTAGAGCAGTTGCGGACCCACCTGGTAGAAGGCCAGGTCGACCCCGGGCAGGGCGTGGAATTGGCGGCTTAGTTCGCGCATCTCCGCCTTGTCGGCGGCGAGTAGTCCCTCCACGATGTCGGCCACGAACTGCACGATCGACGCTGCCGCCCCGACCAGGGTGACGATGGTGACTGCGTCCCTGCCTGGGCCGGGTGTGAGCAGGCGACGGATGCCGAACACCAGGAAGACGAAGAGGGTCAGGCCGGCGAGGTTGGCCAGGTGGGCGGCCTGCCAGTCCACACCGGGCCCGTACGTACCGTCCATTCGGCCGATCAGCCGGATGACCCCGTAGGCGAGCATGCACAGAGGCGCGGCCACCACGGCGAGCCTGGCGATTCCCATGCCGCGATCTTGGTCGCCCCGGCTGTGCGGGGCATCAGGGCGACCCCTGACCTTGTGCCCGTTTCGCCAGGGGAGCGTTCGTATCCAGTAGCTGGCCGTCGCGCAGCTCGTCCGAGCCGTCCGTCCGCTCGGGCCCGGTTGCGAAGATCGCGTAGCGAGATCCACAAGCCGTTCGGCAGCTACACGTGCGAACGTGGCAGATCGAGCCCGTGCCATTACAGCGCCGACCTTCCTTGATGAGGCACTAAGCTGACCCAAGTCTTACGATTCAAAGAATTACGATCCGATGTTCGTCTGTGAATGACCCGGCATCGCGTGCCGCTGGCGAAGTTCTTAGACCCAGAGCTGCCTCGCGGGCTAATCTGGCGTGCATTCGGCTTAATTCTCAGCCATTCGTCGCTCCGCGTGCACTGCTGAGCCCGTGGCGCTCTCAGATTTGTGTGTTTGATCGGTGTGTGGCTTCTAGCGTCGCGCCATGACGTAGCCGGTCCTCATCGCCCTTGAGACCGACTGTGCCGCTCCCCGACCGAACGGAGAAACATGTCCCCGACCAACACGAAAGAGAATCGTAAGATCTTACGTAGACTGATCCTCGCGACGGCCGCAGTTGTTGTATGCAGCCTCCCTACGGGGAGCGCTGCCGCGGCCGCCGCCGAGCTGCCGGTCGCCGCCCAGAGCTACGGGTCGCGATCCGGCGATGAGCCACCGGATCGCAGCTCGCGAGGCAATCGTGGGCAGAGCTCCGACGGGCAGGCCGGCAACGAGCGGGCCGGTGACGAGCGGGCCGGTGACGAGCGGGCCGGTGACGACCAGGCCGGCGGCGAGCGGGCCGGTGACGACCAGGCCGGCGGCGAGCGGGCCGGCGGCGAGCGGGCCGGCGGCGAGCGGGCCGGCGGCGAGCAGGCCGGCGGCGAGCAGGCCGGTGACGAGCAGGCCGGCGATGAACAGGCCGACAACGAGCAGGCCCGTGACGAGCAGGCCGGCGATGAACAGGCCGACAACGAGCAGGCCGACAACGAGCAGGCCGACAACGAGCAGGCCGACAACGAGCAGGCCGACAACGAGCAGGCCGACAACGAGCAGGCCGACAACGGCAATGAGGCCGCCGGCCCGGTGGCCGAGGACTTCGTCGACATCACCACCGTCGAGTCCAACGCAGCGGAGAACGGGAACGGGCTGGCCGCGAACGGGGACAGCGGTTCGACGGGCATCTTCACCACGTCCTGCGGTACGAACGCCAACAACCTGTTCAACACCGACAACCTGATCGTGGCGCCCGGTGTCGAGAACGGTGCCCACCACACCCACGACTACGTGGGCAACCAGGGCAACGACGCCTTCGCAAGCAACGACGACCTGGCAGGCGCCGATACCTCCTGCCAGAACCAGGGAGACAAGTCGACCTACTACTGGCCGGTGCTGCGCCAGCAGGACGGCACCGACGAGTTCGACGCCGACCAGGCGGGCGGTGGCGCGGAAGGCAACGTCGGCACGATCCTCGAAGCCACCGAGGCCGAGATCAGGTTCGTCGGCAACAAGCAGAGCGACGTCGTCGCGATGCCGAAGTTCCTGCGCATCATCACAGGCGACGCCAAGGCCTTCACGAACGGCGACGCGAATGCCAACGCCTCGTGGAGCTGCACCGGCTTCGAGGACACGCAGCTGACGGACAAGTACCCGATCTGTCCGGAGGGCAGCCAGGTCGTACGGACGTCCAACTTCCAGAGCTGCTGGGACGGTGAGAACATCGACAGTGCCAACCACCGTGACCACGTGGACTTCGTCCAGGAGGACGGCGACTGCGCCGACGGTTTCCAGGCGATCCCCCAGCTGCAGATTCGACTGGTCTACGACGCCCAGCCGCCGACCATCGAGAACGGACAGGTGCAGAACCCGTTCGCGGTGGACGGCTTCCCCGAGGAGCTGCACAAGCCGATCACTGACCACAACGACTTCATCAACGTCTTCGACGAGGAACTCATGAACCAGGTGGTCGGCTGCATCAACAGTGGCCGGCAGTGCCGATGACGCTGAGCGGGCGAAACGGGTGACAATGTGAGGGATGCCGGTGGCGGAATCCTGCCATCGGCATCCTTCGGCACCGGCGATTTCGTTTCACGGAAAAGGGACCGGAGGAAGAGATGAGGTTGGCACAACTGAGGCTGACTGCGGCCGGTGTCATGGCGGTACTGGCGCTGTCGGGCTGCGGGTCCGACGGTGACGAGGCCATACCGGAGACGGCGACCGGCAGCCTGGAGCAGCTGGCATCCGAGGTGGACTGCCCACCGGACATCCAGACGGACGAGGCCGACATCCGCCAGGCGATCTGCCAGACCGGTGACGGCAGGTTCATCCTCGTCACCTTCGCCACCGACCAGGGCCAGCGCGAGTGGCTCAACGCGGCCCAGGACTACGGCGGTCACTACCTCGTGGGTGCGAAGTGGGTCGCCGTGGGCGAGACGAAGGTGGTCACGGCGCTGCGCGGCCGGCTCGGTGGGGCCATCGAGGAGGGCCTTTCGCACCACTCCGGGAGCACCGGTGGTGGGGGAGCGGAGACACACCCCGGCCATGACGGCTGATCAGCAGATGCCGTGCCAGGTCTGCGGAAAGTGAATGAGTGAGCGACTTCCGCGGCAAGCCTGATGGCGTTGAAGGTTACGATCAGGTTGATCTCCACGACGCGGGCGAACCGGTCGAGTCCGCTCGGCGACGAGGCAGGTCGACCAGGACGATCTTCAGGCCGCGGCGGCCAGCAGCCTCTCGGCCGTGGCGAGTCGCCAGCTGCTCGATCTCGGGGGCGAAGGTCAGGTCGATGGCCACTGTCTGACCCTGTCTGCTCGGGCCGCGGCGTTGGTCATGCGTAGTAACCAGTGGTGCCCGCTCGGTCGGTGCTCACCCCACCAGCCGTTCCATGCCCGGCTGAGGGTGGACGGCCGGCTGTACGGGCTGGCCACCCACCAGCTCAACATCGCTAATGGCAGCTTCCACGCCGGTCGCGCGATCGCCGCCGACGCCGGCATCGACGACCGCTTCGCTCGTGATCTACCGGGTTCGGCGACGCCAACCGGCTGTGTCTCACCGCCGCCACCGTGCGCCAGGCTGTCCTCGGTCCGTACCGGCCGCTGGTCCGCACCCCGTTCCTGACCACCGACAAGCTGTGGCTGGAGACCGATCCGCCCCTCGACCTCGACATCGACGGCGAAATCCGCGGACGCACGCCCGTGCAGATCACGCCGGAGCCCAACGCCCTGCGCGTCATGGTCAGCTCTTCCTTCAGGGACACGTGACCCTTAGCTGCGCACAGGTGGGAGCGCGGCCTGCAGGGTGGCGACGCGGTCGCGGAGGGCGTCGCAGACCACCTCGCAGAGGGTGAACACTGTGGGGTCGTTGATCGCGTAGAGCGCGCTGTTCCCGGCTTTGGTGCGCTCCACCAGGCCTTCGCCGGCGAGGACGCCGAGGTGTTTGGACGTGTTCTGCTGGCCCATGCCCAGCCGCGCGGCGAGCTCACCGACGCTGGCGGGTCCGCTGGTGCGCAGCGCGTCGAGCAGTCTGATCCTGGCCGGTTCGGACAGCACGCGGAACCGTTGGGCGACCAGGGTGACGACGGGCTCGGGCAGCGGAGTGACTCGGTCCACTCCTCTATCGTATCTACAACTGTGTAGTGGTATAGATGTAGATACTTGAGGAAGGGGACGTGATGATCCACGTCGAGACGATCGAGA encodes:
- a CDS encoding DUF1996 domain-containing protein, yielding MSPTNTKENRKILRRLILATAAVVVCSLPTGSAAAAAAELPVAAQSYGSRSGDEPPDRSSRGNRGQSSDGQAGNERAGDERAGDERAGDDQAGGERAGDDQAGGERAGGERAGGERAGGEQAGGEQAGDEQAGDEQADNEQARDEQAGDEQADNEQADNEQADNEQADNEQADNEQADNEQADNGNEAAGPVAEDFVDITTVESNAAENGNGLAANGDSGSTGIFTTSCGTNANNLFNTDNLIVAPGVENGAHHTHDYVGNQGNDAFASNDDLAGADTSCQNQGDKSTYYWPVLRQQDGTDEFDADQAGGGAEGNVGTILEATEAEIRFVGNKQSDVVAMPKFLRIITGDAKAFTNGDANANASWSCTGFEDTQLTDKYPICPEGSQVVRTSNFQSCWDGENIDSANHRDHVDFVQEDGDCADGFQAIPQLQIRLVYDAQPPTIENGQVQNPFAVDGFPEELHKPITDHNDFINVFDEELMNQVVGCINSGRQCR
- a CDS encoding helix-turn-helix transcriptional regulator, which encodes MDRVTPLPEPVVTLVAQRFRVLSEPARIRLLDALRTSGPASVGELAARLGMGQQNTSKHLGVLAGEGLVERTKAGNSALYAINDPTVFTLCEVVCDALRDRVATLQAALPPVRS